A part of Bacillus rossius redtenbacheri isolate Brsri chromosome 1, Brsri_v3, whole genome shotgun sequence genomic DNA contains:
- the LOC134527263 gene encoding tigger transposable element-derived protein 6-like: MENKRKRNDLTIEKKLLLIREVNLGEKTKSCIAKEFNVPLSTLSTIMKNESKIKEHHEKGGSLKGRKRMLGAKYDELEEKLLDWFNHSRSQNLPLSGPIMKEKADMLALKSGVDDFKCSNGWLQRFMQRHNLVFRSVCGESADVDNQKVEEWMEISKNTINQYSPRDIYNMDETGVFYNLLPDHTMAYRGEPCHGGKRSKERITVALCCNADGSDKMKPLVIGKFLKPRCFKGVTNFPCQYEANQNAWMTSKIFRDWLLRLDRKMAIRNRKILLLLDRCAAHSSESLKLENIQLVYLPANTTSILQPLDQGIINNLKKIYRKRLVQFLIRRLDAKKPLTKWNVLDAIRNICMAWDNIQPTVIQNCFKKLVPAVATNEETSVPELPNATEKCSPCGSFRPNMPVPSGSCATTSLPPWETSDSAEDGGEEWDILQNKLNFSKPFDSFVQVDDCLLTSPTPDDFEVMDCDTIDCGEVNTETIDSEEPPTLTLPKKTEALQALNILETVIQCSDTDTETIKAFDQLCGFVQSVFKNNEKQTKISSFFSPNSAQ, encoded by the coding sequence ATGGAAAACAAACGAAAAAGAAATGatttaacaattgaaaaaaagttGCTGCTTATACGGGAAGTAAACTTAGGCGAAAAAACCAAAAGTTGTATTGCAAAGGAGTTCAATGTCCCATTGTCAACATTAtcgacaataatgaaaaatgaatCAAAGATTAAAGAGCACCATGAGAAAGGAGGGAGTTTGAAAGGACGAAAACGTATGCTCGGCGCTAAGTACGACGAACTTGAAGAGAAATTGCTGGACTGGTTTAATCATTCGCGGTCCCAAAATTTGCCTCTATCTGGGCCTATCATGAAAGAAAAAGCTGATATGTTGGCATTGAAAAGTGGAGTTGATGATTTCAAATGCAGTAATGGGTGGTTGCAGAGGTTTATGCAAAGACACAATTTGGTTTTCCGTAGTGTGTGTGGTGAATCAGCGGATGTTGATAATCAGAAAGTTGAAGAGTGGATGGAAATATCAAAAAATACTATAAACCAGTACAGTCCTAGAGACATATACAATATGGATGAAACTGGTGTATTTTATAACCTTTTACCAGACCATACCATGGCCTATCGAGGGGAGCCCTGCCATGGTGGCAAGAGAAGCAAGGAGCGTATCACAGTTGCATTGTGTTGCAATGCTGATGGCAGCGACAAAATGAAACCTTTGGTtataggaaagtttttgaaaccacgCTGCTTTAAGGGTGTAACTAATTTCCCATGCCAATATGAAGCCAACCAAAATGCATGGATGACCTCTAAAATCTTTCGTGATTGGTTGTTGCGGTTAGACAGAAAAATGGCTATCAGGAACAGAAAGATTCTTCTTCTCCTTGATAGATGTGCAGCTCATTCTTCTGAGTCACTGAAATTGGAAAACATTCAGTTGGTGTACTTACCTGCCAACACCACCAGCATTTTGCAACCTCTCGATCaaggaattattaataatttaaaaaagatataCAGAAAGAGACTTGTCCAATTTCTCATCCGTCGCCTGGATGCCAAGAAACCGTTAACAAAATGGAATGTTTTGGATGCTATTCGAAACATATGTATGGCTTGGGATAACATTCAGCCTACAGTGATACAAAACTGTTTCAAGAAGTTAGTCCCAGCAGTAGCCACAAATGAAGAAACTTCAGTCCCTGAACTGCCAAATGCTACAGAGAAATGCAGTCCTTGTGGTAGTTTCAGACCCAACATGCCTGTTCCCAGTGGTAGTTGTGCCACAACTAGCCTACCTCCATGGGAAACTAGCGACAGTGCTGAGGATGGTGGTGAGGAATGGGACATTCTTCAGAATAAACTAAATTTCAGTAAACCGTTTGACAGTTTTGTGCAAGTAGATGACTGTCTTCTAACATCACCTACGCCAGATGACTTTGAGGTGATGGACTGTGACACCATTGATTGTGGTGAAGTTAACACGGAAACAATAGATTCTGAAGAGCCACCCACACTTACACTGCCCAAAAAAACTGAAGCTTTGCAAGCTCTGAACATACTGGAAACAGTAATACAGTGCAGCGATACTGACACCGAAACAATCAAAGCCTTTGATCAACTGTGTGGCTTTGTCCAAAGTGTGTTCAAAAACAATGAGAAGCAAACCAAAATCAGTTCATTTTTTTCACCTAACTCTGCTCAGTGA